In Macrobrachium nipponense isolate FS-2020 chromosome 25, ASM1510439v2, whole genome shotgun sequence, one genomic interval encodes:
- the LOC135199364 gene encoding DNA replication complex GINS protein PSF1-like isoform X1, with the protein MLADKALELLRELERSKDGHMPTFNEDHIRLVLEEMNVLFEQNQQDVNATVAGDVKYFSGVHLRHAALERNKRCLLAYLYHRLERIRDMRWEFGSILPTNIRATLCEPEIQWFNKYNKNLASYMRSLGEGCGLDLTQDIKPPKNLYIEVRCLQDYGEFEIEEGDTVVLQKNTTHYLLMAHCQHLIRQGILEHVE; encoded by the exons ATGTTGGCTGATAAGGCGCTGGAGCTCCTTAGGGAACTGGAGCGGAGCAAAGATGGACACATGCCCACTTTTAAC gAAGACCACATACGACTGGTCCTGGAGGAGATGAACGTTCTCTTTGAACAGAATCAGCAAGATGT CAATGCCACTGTGGCAGGAGATGTGAAGTATTTCTCTGGCGTCCATTTGAGACACGCTGCGTTGGAACGGAATAAGAGATGCCTCCTGGCCTATTt GTACCACAGATTAGAGCGAATTCGTGACATGAGATGGGAGTTTGGGAGCATCCTCCCGACCAACATTCGAGCGACCTTGTGTGAACCGGAA atTCAGTGGTttaataaatacaacaaaaatctaGCAAGTTACATGAGGTCCCTTGGGGAAGGTTGCGGATTAGACCTCACTCAAGACATTAAGCCTCCAAAGAATTTATACATTGAG gTCCGGTGTCTCCAGGATTACGGAGAATTTGAAATCGAGGAAGGGGATACAGTGGTCTTACAGAAAAACACAACACACTATCTGCTAATGGCTCACTGTCAGCATCTCATACGACAGGGTATTCTGGAACACGTGGAGTGA
- the LOC135199364 gene encoding DNA replication complex GINS protein PSF1-like isoform X2: MLADKALELLRELERSKDGHMPTFNEDHIRLVLEEMNVLFEQNQQDVYHRLERIRDMRWEFGSILPTNIRATLCEPEIQWFNKYNKNLASYMRSLGEGCGLDLTQDIKPPKNLYIEVRCLQDYGEFEIEEGDTVVLQKNTTHYLLMAHCQHLIRQGILEHVE; encoded by the exons ATGTTGGCTGATAAGGCGCTGGAGCTCCTTAGGGAACTGGAGCGGAGCAAAGATGGACACATGCCCACTTTTAAC gAAGACCACATACGACTGGTCCTGGAGGAGATGAACGTTCTCTTTGAACAGAATCAGCAAGATGT GTACCACAGATTAGAGCGAATTCGTGACATGAGATGGGAGTTTGGGAGCATCCTCCCGACCAACATTCGAGCGACCTTGTGTGAACCGGAA atTCAGTGGTttaataaatacaacaaaaatctaGCAAGTTACATGAGGTCCCTTGGGGAAGGTTGCGGATTAGACCTCACTCAAGACATTAAGCCTCCAAAGAATTTATACATTGAG gTCCGGTGTCTCCAGGATTACGGAGAATTTGAAATCGAGGAAGGGGATACAGTGGTCTTACAGAAAAACACAACACACTATCTGCTAATGGCTCACTGTCAGCATCTCATACGACAGGGTATTCTGGAACACGTGGAGTGA